The nucleotide window GCGGGCGGGATCGCTGCCCGGGACCCGTGCCCGCCACGCGTCGGCCCAGGCGCGGGCGGTGCTCGCGCGCACCGCCGCAGGGAGGAAGGAGCCGAGGCGCAGACCGTCGAGGACCGGGTTGCCCCAGTGTGCGTCGGCGAAGTCGACGACCACCGGCGGGCCGCCGTCGGCACGCCAGTTGCCCGGGTGGAAGTCGCCGTGCACGACCGTGTCCGGCAGTCCGCACTCCTCGAGCGACCGCCAGCGGTCGGCCAGCGCCCGTGCGAGGTCCAGTTCCCGGGCGGTGAGTTCGGCGCGGACGGGACCGTCGAGGAGTTCCGCCACGCGTTCGGCGAGGACGGCCGTCCGGCGGTCCGGCACGGAGGCGGGCCGTTCGCCCGGCCGCTCGGCGAGGGCCGCCTGCGCGGCGGCGAACCGCCGGGCACCCGAGGCGGCGGTCCGGGCCGACGCGCGCCAGCAGTCCTCGCCCGGAACGTGCTCCATCAGGACGTACCCGTCGGCGGAACCGAGGACGGTGGGCACCAGACCCGGGTCGATCCGGGCGAACGCGGCGATGACCTCCGCCTCGTCGGCGGCGAAGTGCGGGGTGGCCTTGAGCCAGACCGGTCCCCGGCCGGTGGGCAGCCGGAAGAGCCCGGCCAGGTTCCAGGTACGGCGCTGCTCCACCGGTCCGGTCACCGGCCGCCCCGCCGCGGCCAGGGTGCGCGTCGCCCCGTCGAGCAGCCCGTGCAGGCCGTCGGCGTCCGCCCACCGTGCCCGCAGCGGCTCGTCCCCGCTCAACGCCCCCGGATCCGCCGGAAGCCGGAGCGGTACGCGCGGACGCTCCAACGCCTGGACGTGGTAGGTCACATGACCGTCGCGTCCGTCCCCGCCGCCCTCCACGGACAGCAGGCGCAGCACCAGCACCTCCACGCCCAGGACCTTCCGCAGCCGCAGGACGACCGGCTCGACCTCGGCCCACCGCGGTACGTCGACGGGGAAGGGGCCGGCGACGCCGAGGAGGTCCTCGCCCGATGTCACCCACGCGCTGAAAGTACGGCTCACCGCGACAGTGTGGGCGCGGCGGACGGCGTACGGCCAGTGGATATCGCCGGGACCCGAGCCCCGGACGCCGGGACGGAAGAAGGTCCGGGACGCCCTCACCGACGCGTGTGCGAGCCGGCCCGTGGCGCTACGGGCCGGCCCGCGGCTCATCCGTGCGGGTGCCGCGCTACCTCTTCGACGTGTTCTTCGCCGAGGCGGTCAGACACACGAACCCGAGCATCAGGGTCAGGGCGCCGATGATGATGTTGTTGATCACGACGCCCGTGTCGGGGCTGCTGCCCACGATCCACGGCGCGATGATCATCCAGACGCCCATCGCGCACATGGCGCCGCTCAGGCCGTACATCCGCGCCGGGTTGGTGGTGAAGCCGAGAGCCAGCACGCAGATCGCGATGCCCACGATGAGGTTGTGCGTCATGAGGGCCGACTGGCTCGACGTGTAGTGCAGGATCCATGGGGAGGCGGCGCAGTACAGACCGAGCAGGAACACCGGTCCGTCCACGAGCGCCACATCGCGACCCCCGAGCATGCGGGCGTAGCGGTCCCGCATCTCCGGTACATCGGGGTGGGTGGCGATGTCCCCTCTGGTGTTCGAGACGTTGGCCATGATGTGACTCCTTTTTTGTCTCCGCTGTCTCCGCTGTCTCCGCAGACCCGACCGTGACGGTGCGGTGTACGGCGTCCGATACCTGTGTCCATTCTGCGCTTATTTTCCCTTTATGTGCACTCGTGGGGCGTGGGAGTTTCAGGGAGCGGCAACGGACGGAAACGGACGGGCACCGGAAGGGCCGCGTCGACCAGGACGGTTGTCCTTCGGGTGTGACGGCGGCCGGGGACGGAAGCAGCTGTCCGCGGGGGGCGGCACGGTCAGGCCGGGAACGTCATCAGGGCCAGCGGCGACGAGGTCGGCCGCGCGGAACCGCCCGCCGGCTCGACGGTGATGCCCATACCGGACGCCTTGTCCACCGTCCCCTCCAGGAGGACGGGCCCGGTCGTCCGGCCGGGATCCATCAGCCCGGCGGACCGCATGGTGCCCCCGTCGTCGAACCACAGCTGGTAGACCTTGCCGTTCGGCGGGCTCGCCATGCCGGAGGCGATGAAGACCGCCCTGTCGCGGCTCTTCGAGACGACGACCGTGCCGCGGGCCCCGTCCGCCAGTCCGGCGGTGCGGGTCCTGGCGTCCGGGGCGGC belongs to Streptomyces sp. V3I8 and includes:
- a CDS encoding aminoglycoside phosphotransferase family protein; this translates as MSRTFSAWVTSGEDLLGVAGPFPVDVPRWAEVEPVVLRLRKVLGVEVLVLRLLSVEGGGDGRDGHVTYHVQALERPRVPLRLPADPGALSGDEPLRARWADADGLHGLLDGATRTLAAAGRPVTGPVEQRRTWNLAGLFRLPTGRGPVWLKATPHFAADEAEVIAAFARIDPGLVPTVLGSADGYVLMEHVPGEDCWRASARTAASGARRFAAAQAALAERPGERPASVPDRRTAVLAERVAELLDGPVRAELTARELDLARALADRWRSLEECGLPDTVVHGDFHPGNWRADGGPPVVVDFADAHWGNPVLDGLRLGSFLPAAVRASTARAWADAWRARVPGSDPARALVVAEPLAPLASAVRYQEFLDGIEPSERVYHQGDPASAVREAVRRAAAPDPCLAVPGRAPAR
- a CDS encoding SPW repeat protein; translation: MANVSNTRGDIATHPDVPEMRDRYARMLGGRDVALVDGPVFLLGLYCAASPWILHYTSSQSALMTHNLIVGIAICVLALGFTTNPARMYGLSGAMCAMGVWMIIAPWIVGSSPDTGVVINNIIIGALTLMLGFVCLTASAKNTSKR